Proteins found in one Luteimonas chenhongjianii genomic segment:
- a CDS encoding YceI family protein has product MRTAYLLLPLAAAIALAACAQQDPASTDVAAPASAQTAQTAQTASPSEAMAETEPTAEAIAGVSGTYVLDPKHTDVIAQWSHFGFSNPIAHFGDVSGQIVYDADNVGASSVEVTLPLSGLNSHVGDFDAHLRSADFFDAAKYPNATFKSTSVESAGPNKLKVTGDLTIKDITRPVVLDVTINKFGEQPMAKRPAAGFDAVTQIKRSDFGMGMAAPNVSDEVELRITTEAVAAGDAPAATAAQ; this is encoded by the coding sequence ATGCGTACCGCCTACCTGCTGCTCCCGCTCGCCGCCGCCATCGCTCTTGCCGCCTGCGCCCAGCAGGACCCGGCGTCGACGGACGTCGCCGCGCCCGCATCCGCCCAGACCGCCCAGACCGCCCAGACCGCTTCGCCGTCCGAGGCCATGGCCGAAACCGAGCCGACCGCCGAAGCCATCGCCGGTGTCTCGGGCACCTACGTGCTCGATCCCAAGCACACCGACGTGATCGCGCAATGGAGCCACTTCGGCTTCTCCAACCCGATCGCGCACTTCGGCGACGTGTCCGGCCAGATCGTCTACGACGCCGACAACGTCGGCGCGTCGTCGGTCGAGGTCACGCTGCCGCTCTCGGGCTTGAATTCGCACGTCGGTGACTTCGACGCCCACCTGCGCAGCGCCGACTTCTTCGACGCCGCCAAGTACCCCAACGCCACGTTCAAGAGCACCTCGGTCGAGAGCGCCGGTCCCAACAAGCTCAAGGTCACCGGTGACCTGACGATCAAGGACATCACCCGGCCGGTGGTGCTCGACGTCACGATCAACAAGTTCGGCGAGCAGCCGATGGCCAAGCGCCCCGCCGCCGGCTTCGATGCGGTCACGCAGATCAAGCGCAGCGATTTCGGCATGGGCATGGCCGCGCCCAACGTCAGCGACGAGGTCGAGCTGCGCATCACCACCGAGGCCGTCGCCGCCGGCGATGCGCCCGCAGCAACCGCCGCGCAGTAA
- a CDS encoding malonic semialdehyde reductase gives MTDTLPDAALDQLFRTARTYNGFSGEISDETLHQLYELLKFAPTSANASPARFVFVKSAEGKARLGAALSEGNYDKTMSAPVTVIVAHDEDFHEKLPFLFPHTDAKSWFDGPRENREVPAFRNGTLQGAYLIMAARALGLDTGPMSGFDNAKVDEAFFAGTSIKSNFLVNLGKGDPATIFPRSPRLPFDEAARIV, from the coding sequence ATGACCGACACACTGCCCGATGCCGCGCTCGACCAGCTGTTCCGTACCGCACGCACCTACAACGGTTTCAGCGGCGAGATCAGCGACGAGACCCTGCACCAGCTCTACGAGCTGCTGAAGTTCGCGCCGACCTCGGCCAATGCGTCGCCCGCGCGCTTCGTGTTCGTGAAGTCGGCCGAGGGCAAGGCCAGGCTGGGTGCGGCGCTGTCGGAGGGCAACTACGACAAGACGATGTCCGCGCCGGTGACCGTGATCGTCGCCCACGACGAGGACTTCCACGAAAAGCTGCCGTTCCTGTTTCCGCACACCGACGCGAAGAGCTGGTTCGACGGTCCGCGCGAGAACCGCGAAGTGCCCGCGTTCCGCAACGGCACGCTGCAGGGCGCCTACCTGATCATGGCCGCGCGCGCGCTCGGTCTCGACACCGGTCCGATGTCGGGCTTCGACAATGCCAAGGTGGATGAAGCCTTCTTCGCCGGCACGTCGATCAAGTCCAATTTCCTGGTCAATCTGGGCAAGGGCGATCCCGCGACGATCTTCCCGCGCTCGCCCCGCCTGCCGTTCGACGAAGCCGCACGCATCGTCTGA
- a CDS encoding mitochondrial fission ELM1 family protein translates to MITYVERASASDRDPGHVWAVSDGRAGNARQAGALAHWLSPRAEELQLTPRAPWRWASPHQLPGARLAFGHEFAARLSTPPALVIGCGRQAALATRLAGARGARTVQILDPRMPPRHWDLVVVPEHDMLRGENVLVARGSLHPVDDAWLARARAAYPQFGALPGPRIAVLLGGDSRHGRFDVAAFAALADRLDACVARDGGSLLLTGSRRTSPAVRAALRARYAGRAACVWAEARDGENPYAGILAWADRIVCSADSVNMLSEACATRAPVFVFAPGPLDGAPQQFVDSMIADRRVRRFEGALPAFDVVPLRETARVAAEVRARLGD, encoded by the coding sequence ATGATCACATACGTGGAACGCGCCTCCGCCAGCGACCGGGATCCGGGACATGTCTGGGCAGTCAGCGACGGCCGTGCCGGCAACGCCCGCCAGGCCGGCGCGCTGGCTCACTGGCTGTCGCCCCGGGCCGAAGAGCTGCAGCTCACGCCCCGCGCTCCGTGGCGCTGGGCCTCGCCCCACCAGCTGCCGGGCGCGCGGCTGGCGTTCGGTCACGAGTTCGCGGCGCGGCTGTCGACGCCGCCGGCGCTGGTGATCGGCTGCGGCCGCCAGGCTGCGCTGGCAACCCGGCTCGCCGGCGCGCGTGGCGCGCGCACGGTGCAGATCCTCGACCCCCGCATGCCGCCGCGCCACTGGGATCTCGTGGTCGTGCCCGAACACGACATGCTGCGCGGCGAGAACGTGCTGGTCGCGCGCGGCAGCCTGCATCCGGTCGACGACGCGTGGCTGGCGCGCGCGCGCGCGGCGTATCCGCAGTTCGGTGCCCTGCCCGGCCCGCGAATCGCGGTGCTGCTCGGCGGTGATTCGCGGCACGGACGCTTCGATGTCGCCGCGTTCGCTGCGCTTGCCGACCGTCTCGATGCATGCGTTGCGCGTGACGGCGGCAGCCTGCTGCTGACCGGTTCCCGGCGCACATCGCCGGCCGTGCGCGCGGCGCTGCGCGCGCGTTATGCAGGCCGCGCGGCCTGCGTCTGGGCCGAGGCACGCGACGGCGAGAATCCCTATGCGGGCATACTTGCCTGGGCCGATCGCATCGTCTGTTCGGCGGACTCGGTGAACATGCTGTCGGAAGCCTGCGCCACGCGCGCGCCGGTGTTCGTGTTCGCGCCGGGGCCGCTCGACGGCGCACCGCAGCAGTTCGTCGACAGCATGATTGCGGACCGCCGCGTGCGCCGCTTCGAGGGTGCCCTGCCCGCGTTCGATGTGGTGCCGCTGCGCGAAACCGCACGGGTCGCCGCCGAAGTACGGGCGCGGCTCGGGGACTGA
- the gph gene encoding phosphoglycolate phosphatase (PGP is an essential enzyme in the glycolate salvage pathway in higher organisms (photorespiration in plants). Phosphoglycolate results from the oxidase activity of RubisCO in the Calvin cycle when concentrations of carbon dioxide are low relative to oxygen. This enzyme is a member of the Haloacid Dehalogenase (HAD) superfamily of aspartate-nucleophile hydrolase enzymes (PF00702).), whose protein sequence is MDASAMPRAFPWPVVLFDLDGTLVDSASDIAAAVNRLLTELGHHAVDEATVRSWIGDGARELVTQALRHAGDTRDVGAVMPRFMVHYGDCLLLDPRLYPGVETTLEALRTAGVRMAVCTNKPAQYVSPLLEALGIDGFFDAVLGAGVLPERKPHPLPLLHLAREFGVDIGRCLMVGDSATDAGAAIAAGAPLVLVAYGYRRDFDLYGCGALAVIDRFDQLLDLR, encoded by the coding sequence ATGGATGCTTCCGCCATGCCGCGCGCGTTTCCCTGGCCGGTGGTGCTGTTCGATCTGGACGGCACCCTGGTCGACAGCGCGTCCGATATCGCGGCCGCGGTCAACCGGCTGCTGACTGAGCTCGGACACCACGCCGTCGACGAAGCCACGGTACGCAGCTGGATCGGCGACGGCGCGCGTGAGCTGGTTACCCAGGCGCTTCGCCACGCCGGCGATACCCGTGACGTCGGGGCGGTGATGCCGCGTTTCATGGTCCATTACGGCGATTGCCTGCTGCTCGATCCGCGGCTGTATCCGGGCGTGGAGACGACGCTGGAGGCGCTGCGCACTGCCGGCGTGCGCATGGCGGTGTGCACCAACAAGCCGGCGCAGTACGTGTCGCCGCTGCTCGAGGCGCTGGGTATCGATGGCTTCTTCGACGCGGTGCTCGGCGCCGGTGTGCTGCCCGAGCGCAAGCCGCATCCGTTGCCGCTGCTGCATCTGGCCAGGGAATTCGGCGTCGACATCGGCCGGTGCCTGATGGTCGGCGATTCCGCCACCGATGCCGGCGCGGCGATCGCTGCCGGGGCGCCGCTGGTACTGGTGGCCTATGGCTACCGCCGCGATTTCGACCTCTATGGCTGCGGCGCGCTCGCGGTGATCGATCGCTTCGACCAGCTGCTCGACCTGCGCTGA
- a CDS encoding DUF2218 domain-containing protein → MSITTTATTASNDAPRLLRTLCNHWRHKFEITRDDEDSHAFIPFQGEDNGADFFVEGDTLRIVLTQPDADSIERYQQVIENHLQRFAREETLTFDWQPG, encoded by the coding sequence ATGTCGATCACCACCACCGCGACCACGGCGTCCAACGACGCTCCCCGCCTGCTGCGCACCCTGTGCAATCACTGGCGGCACAAGTTCGAAATCACCCGTGACGACGAGGACAGCCACGCCTTCATCCCGTTCCAGGGAGAGGACAACGGCGCCGACTTCTTCGTCGAGGGCGACACGCTGCGCATCGTGCTGACCCAGCCCGATGCCGACAGCATCGAGCGCTACCAGCAGGTCATCGAGAACCACCTGCAGCGCTTCGCCCGCGAGGAAACCCTGACCTTCGACTGGCAGCCGGGCTGA
- a CDS encoding Na+/H+ antiporter — translation MHSIEVVLVMLLAVVVSGYLTRVLPLPLPLVQIALGATIAGAFGQGVTLDPHVFFVLFLPPLLFLDGWRIPKDGLFRDRGLVLQLALGLVVFTVVGIGLLIHWMIPAMPLGVAFALAAILSPTDPVAVSSIAARSPIPRRVMHILEGESLLNDATGLVCFRFAIAAALTGSFSLVSASLTFLWLAIGGIAVGVAVTFGINLGHAMVSRLFGEAAGTPILISLLTPFGAYLLAEQIGASGILAAVAAGITMSYVELSGRALATTRVQRTAVWDTVQFSLNGIIFVLLGEQLPWIVQRAMRSVLEAGHVQAWWLVVYVVAIYGGLFALRFGWVWTSLRFGLYRGGPEAQRPSRRLVAAMSLAGVRGALTLAGVLTLPLLLADGSPFPTRDLAIFLAAAVIILSLLLGSFVLPRLLRGLEVPEAGEEERAVDHARHEAAVAAVAAVERAQHDLPEARNHPDLYASAALRVMSLYEDRLRRDPVKGIDADALRRADDAERALRLAGVHAERARIYELARNREISDAIARKLVRELDLMEARNR, via the coding sequence ATGCATTCGATCGAAGTCGTCCTGGTGATGTTGCTGGCCGTCGTGGTCAGCGGCTACCTCACCCGCGTGCTGCCGCTACCGCTGCCGCTGGTGCAGATCGCGCTGGGCGCGACGATCGCCGGCGCCTTTGGACAGGGCGTGACCCTGGATCCGCATGTGTTCTTCGTGCTGTTCCTGCCGCCGCTGCTGTTCCTCGATGGCTGGCGCATTCCCAAGGACGGCCTGTTCCGCGACAGGGGCCTGGTACTGCAGCTCGCGCTGGGGCTGGTGGTGTTCACCGTTGTCGGCATCGGGCTGCTGATCCACTGGATGATTCCGGCAATGCCATTGGGGGTGGCGTTCGCCCTCGCCGCCATCCTGTCGCCCACCGATCCGGTCGCGGTCTCCTCAATCGCCGCGCGCAGCCCGATACCCCGCCGGGTCATGCACATCCTCGAGGGCGAATCGCTGCTCAATGATGCGACGGGCCTGGTGTGCTTCCGCTTCGCGATCGCGGCCGCGCTGACCGGCAGCTTCTCACTGGTGTCGGCATCGCTGACCTTCCTGTGGTTGGCGATCGGCGGCATCGCGGTCGGTGTGGCTGTGACCTTCGGCATCAATCTCGGTCACGCGATGGTGTCGCGGCTCTTCGGCGAGGCGGCCGGCACCCCGATCCTGATCAGTCTGCTGACGCCGTTCGGTGCCTATCTGCTGGCCGAGCAGATCGGGGCATCGGGCATCCTGGCGGCGGTCGCCGCCGGCATCACCATGAGTTATGTCGAACTCAGTGGCCGCGCGCTGGCGACCACCCGCGTGCAGCGGACCGCAGTCTGGGACACGGTGCAGTTCTCGCTCAATGGCATCATCTTCGTACTGCTGGGCGAGCAGCTGCCATGGATCGTCCAGCGTGCGATGCGCTCGGTACTCGAGGCCGGACATGTACAGGCCTGGTGGCTGGTGGTCTACGTGGTCGCGATCTATGGCGGCCTGTTCGCGCTGCGCTTCGGCTGGGTGTGGACATCGCTGCGCTTCGGCCTGTACCGGGGAGGACCTGAGGCGCAACGCCCGAGCCGGCGGCTGGTTGCCGCGATGTCCCTGGCCGGCGTCCGGGGCGCGCTGACTCTTGCCGGCGTGCTGACCCTGCCGTTGCTGCTCGCCGATGGCAGTCCCTTCCCGACCCGGGATCTCGCGATCTTCCTCGCCGCCGCGGTGATCATCCTGTCACTGCTGCTCGGCAGCTTCGTCCTGCCGCGCCTGCTACGCGGCCTCGAAGTGCCCGAAGCCGGCGAAGAGGAACGCGCCGTGGACCACGCCAGGCACGAGGCCGCAGTCGCCGCAGTCGCCGCGGTCGAACGCGCACAACATGACCTCCCCGAGGCCCGCAACCATCCTGACCTCTACGCGAGCGCTGCGCTGCGGGTGATGTCGTTGTACGAGGACCGCCTGCGCCGTGATCCGGTCAAGGGTATCGATGCGGATGCATTGCGTCGGGCAGATGACGCCGAGCGCGCGCTGCGCCTCGCGGGCGTGCACGCCGAGCGTGCGCGCATCTACGAACTCGCACGCAACCGCGAAATCTCCGATGCCATCGCCCGCAAGCTGGTGCGCGAGCTGGACCTGATGGAAGCGCGTAACCGCTGA
- a CDS encoding M3 family metallopeptidase — protein MNHDNPLLDFSGLPRFDEIQPEHVQPAIDALVTEAETALALAGHAPVGWDSIVTPLEDATERLGRAWNQVGHLNAVVNTPALREAYNAALPEVTRFYSRLGQDQALYAQYRALADQADALGLDALQRRVVAHGLRDFRLGGAALDDAERARFSEIQQALAKLSSEFSEHVLDATDAFALYVEDAAELDGLPDDVLAAARAAAQRDGRSGWKLTLQMPCYLPVQTYATNRALRERLYRAYGLRASESGPAALDNGPLITRILALRAEQARLLGHANYAELSLTTKMAAMPDAVLTFLRDLAARARPHAQRDRDELETFAREALGLATLEPWDIAFASDRLRQSRYAYSAQEVKRYFTVDRVLAGLFEVIESLYGLRVQPDQAPVWHEDARFYRLVDRDGALVGQFYLDLYAREGKRGGAWMDDCRNRRATAEGMQTPLVYLVCNFGRGGDGRPATLSHGEVITLFHEMGHGLHQLLTRVDALLIAGINGVEWDAVELPSQFMENFCWEWDRVQAMTAHVDTGEPLPRDLFDRMLAARNFQSGLQTLRQVEFALFDMLLHAGFDPMHDDVLSLLERVRDEVAVNRTPAWHRFPHQFSHIFAGGYAAGYYSYKWAEVLSADAYAAFEEAPERLADTGARFRKEVLSRGGSRDAIENFRAFRGRDPDIAALLRHSGM, from the coding sequence TTGAACCACGACAATCCGCTGCTCGACTTTTCCGGCCTGCCCCGCTTCGACGAGATCCAGCCCGAACACGTACAGCCGGCGATCGACGCCCTGGTCACCGAAGCCGAGACCGCGCTGGCCCTGGCCGGACACGCGCCGGTCGGCTGGGACAGCATCGTGACCCCGCTCGAGGACGCGACCGAGCGCCTGGGCCGGGCGTGGAACCAGGTCGGCCATCTCAATGCGGTGGTCAACACGCCGGCGCTGCGTGAGGCGTATAACGCGGCCTTGCCCGAAGTGACCCGTTTCTACAGCCGGCTTGGCCAGGATCAGGCGCTGTATGCGCAGTACCGGGCACTTGCCGACCAGGCGGATGCGCTGGGACTGGATGCGCTGCAGCGGCGGGTGGTCGCCCATGGCTTGCGCGATTTCCGGCTGGGTGGCGCCGCGCTGGACGATGCAGAGCGCGCCCGGTTCTCCGAGATCCAGCAGGCGCTGGCGAAGCTGTCGTCGGAGTTCTCCGAGCACGTGCTCGATGCCACCGATGCGTTCGCGCTGTATGTCGAGGACGCTGCCGAACTCGATGGCCTGCCGGACGACGTGCTGGCCGCGGCCCGCGCCGCGGCCCAGCGCGACGGCCGCAGCGGCTGGAAGCTCACGCTGCAGATGCCCTGTTATCTGCCGGTGCAGACCTATGCGACCAACCGCGCACTGCGTGAGCGTCTCTATCGCGCGTACGGACTGCGCGCGTCGGAATCCGGTCCCGCGGCGCTCGACAACGGGCCCCTGATCACTCGCATTCTCGCGCTGCGCGCCGAGCAGGCACGGCTGCTCGGCCATGCGAATTACGCGGAATTGTCGCTGACGACCAAGATGGCGGCCATGCCCGACGCGGTGCTGACCTTCCTCCGCGATCTGGCCGCGCGTGCCCGCCCGCACGCGCAGCGCGACCGCGACGAACTCGAAACCTTCGCCCGCGAAGCGCTTGGGCTCGCCACCCTCGAACCCTGGGACATCGCATTCGCCAGTGACCGCCTGCGGCAATCGCGATATGCCTATTCCGCGCAGGAGGTGAAGCGCTATTTCACCGTGGATCGCGTTCTCGCGGGCCTGTTCGAGGTCATCGAATCGCTGTACGGACTGCGCGTGCAACCCGACCAGGCGCCGGTCTGGCACGAGGACGCGCGCTTCTACCGTCTCGTCGACCGCGACGGCGCACTGGTCGGGCAGTTCTATCTCGATCTCTATGCGCGCGAAGGCAAGCGCGGCGGCGCGTGGATGGACGACTGCCGCAACCGCCGTGCCACTGCCGAGGGCATGCAGACGCCGCTGGTATACCTGGTCTGCAACTTCGGCCGCGGCGGCGACGGTCGCCCCGCGACCCTGAGCCATGGCGAAGTCATCACCCTGTTCCACGAGATGGGCCATGGCCTGCACCAGCTGCTGACGCGCGTCGATGCATTGCTGATCGCCGGCATCAATGGCGTGGAATGGGACGCGGTGGAACTTCCGAGCCAGTTCATGGAGAACTTCTGCTGGGAATGGGACCGCGTGCAGGCGATGACCGCCCATGTCGACACCGGCGAGCCGCTGCCGCGGGACCTGTTCGACCGCATGCTCGCCGCGCGCAATTTCCAGAGCGGCCTGCAGACGCTGCGCCAGGTCGAGTTCGCGCTGTTCGACATGCTGCTGCACGCGGGTTTCGACCCGATGCACGACGACGTGCTATCGCTGCTCGAGCGTGTGCGCGACGAGGTCGCGGTCAATCGCACCCCGGCCTGGCACCGCTTTCCGCACCAGTTCTCGCACATCTTCGCCGGCGGTTATGCCGCCGGGTACTACAGCTACAAGTGGGCCGAGGTGCTGAGCGCCGACGCCTATGCGGCGTTCGAGGAAGCGCCGGAGCGGTTGGCCGACACCGGTGCGCGTTTCCGCAAAGAGGTCCTCTCGCGCGGCGGCAGCCGGGATGCGATCGAGAACTTCCGCGCCTTCCGCGGCCGCGATCCGGACATCGCGGCGTTGCTGCGGCATAGCGGCATGTAG
- a CDS encoding PepSY domain-containing protein translates to MTQMTPLRGLVLALSLATGAAAAQDAMTATQVRAALTEGGYTEIEDVEFEEGVWKADAKDATGNKIDVRLDPATGRIYPETAGASNLGEADIRAKLTAAGYTRIKDVEFDDGLWKAEADNAEGQRMDLKLDPQDGRIISQSRD, encoded by the coding sequence ATGACGCAGATGACCCCGCTCCGTGGCCTGGTGCTGGCCCTGTCGCTGGCGACCGGGGCTGCTGCCGCCCAGGACGCGATGACCGCGACGCAGGTGCGCGCCGCGTTGACCGAGGGCGGCTATACCGAGATCGAAGACGTCGAGTTCGAGGAGGGCGTGTGGAAGGCCGACGCCAAGGACGCGACCGGCAACAAGATCGACGTGCGCCTGGATCCGGCCACCGGCCGCATCTATCCGGAAACCGCCGGCGCCAGCAATCTGGGCGAAGCCGACATCCGCGCCAAGCTCACCGCTGCCGGGTACACCCGGATCAAGGATGTCGAGTTCGATGACGGTCTGTGGAAAGCCGAGGCCGATAACGCGGAAGGGCAGCGCATGGACCTGAAGCTCGATCCGCAGGACGGACGCATCATCAGCCAGTCGCGCGACTGA